A genomic segment from Peribacillus sp. ACCC06369 encodes:
- a CDS encoding NAD(P)/FAD-dependent oxidoreductase, with the protein MTEEKKVYDITIIGGGPVGLFTAFYGGMRQAKVKIIESLPQLGGQLTALYPEKFIYDIAGFPKVRAQELIDNLKEQMKVFEPTICLEEAVEQMEKQADGTFKITTNLDTHFSKSVIITAGNGAFQPRKLELEDSTQFENKNLHYFVNDMNQFKGRKVAILGGGDSAVDWALMLEPIAEKVTLIHRRDKFRAHEHSVEQLVNSSVEVKTPYIPSELVGSDQITQIVLEHAKTQQKEVVEVDDLIINYGFVSSLGAIKEWGLNINKNAIIVNSKQETNISGIYAAGDICTYDGKVKLIASGFGEGPTAVNNAKAYIDPKAKVQPMHSTSLFN; encoded by the coding sequence TTGACAGAAGAAAAGAAGGTTTATGACATAACAATTATTGGCGGCGGCCCAGTTGGCTTGTTTACGGCGTTTTATGGGGGAATGAGGCAAGCAAAGGTGAAAATCATTGAGAGTCTTCCTCAATTGGGAGGACAGCTCACGGCTCTTTACCCCGAAAAGTTCATTTATGATATAGCTGGATTTCCAAAAGTAAGGGCTCAGGAATTGATAGATAATTTAAAAGAACAAATGAAAGTATTCGAACCAACAATTTGTCTTGAAGAAGCAGTTGAACAGATGGAAAAGCAAGCTGATGGAACATTTAAGATCACTACGAACCTCGATACTCATTTCTCTAAATCAGTAATTATTACTGCTGGGAATGGAGCTTTTCAGCCCCGTAAACTAGAATTGGAAGATTCAACACAGTTCGAAAATAAGAATTTGCATTATTTCGTGAATGATATGAACCAATTTAAAGGAAGAAAAGTTGCGATTCTAGGCGGTGGAGATTCTGCAGTTGATTGGGCCCTTATGTTAGAGCCCATTGCTGAAAAAGTAACATTGATACACAGAAGAGATAAATTTCGTGCCCATGAACATAGTGTAGAACAATTAGTGAATTCCTCTGTTGAGGTCAAGACACCATATATTCCCTCCGAACTGGTAGGGTCGGATCAGATTACTCAAATTGTTTTGGAACACGCAAAGACTCAACAAAAAGAAGTGGTGGAGGTAGATGATTTAATTATTAATTACGGCTTTGTCTCTTCTCTTGGCGCGATTAAAGAATGGGGTCTAAACATCAATAAAAATGCAATTATCGTCAATTCCAAACAAGAAACGAATATTTCAGGCATTTATGCAGCCGGGGATATTTGTACGTATGATGGAAAGGTTAAATTGATTGCTTCTGGATTTGGTGAAGGTCCTACGGCTGTCAATAATGCTAAAGCCTACATTGATCCCAAAGCGAAAGTTCAGCCGATGCATAGTACTTCCTTATTTAATTAA
- a CDS encoding carboxymuconolactone decarboxylase family protein, which yields MSNSIEPTPAQKMIGDIAPKLVQLNDDVLFGDIWERGELSPRDRSLITVSSLITGGNTQQLGFHLNKAKENGLSEEELIEVITHLAFYAGWPKAMSAIMVAKELFSKEK from the coding sequence ATGTCAAATTCAATAGAACCTACTCCAGCACAGAAAATGATCGGAGATATTGCTCCCAAGCTTGTACAATTAAACGATGATGTTTTGTTTGGGGATATATGGGAGCGTGGGGAACTTTCTCCCCGTGACCGTAGTTTAATTACCGTATCTTCTTTAATAACCGGTGGAAATACACAACAACTAGGATTTCACTTAAACAAAGCAAAGGAAAACGGTCTTTCTGAAGAAGAACTTATTGAAGTCATTACCCATCTTGCTTTTTATGCTGGCTGGCCAAAAGCGATGTCTGCAATCATGGTTGCTAAGGAATTGTTTTCGAAAGAAAAATAG
- the iadA gene encoding beta-aspartyl-peptidase encodes MLTLIKNGEIYSPNYLGRKDILITDDKIAFIDDRIEIPDNFAPIQIIDATNLLIVPGFIDSHVHIIGGGGEGGFKTRTPELMLTDITTSGITTLVGLLGTDGTTRRMESLLAKARALEEEGISCFIHTGSYQVPVKTLTGKIEDDIILIDKIIGVGEIAISDHRSSEPTFEEIIKIATAARNGGILSGKAGILEVHVGDGNGELSLLHEVADKTNIPIRQLHPTHINRNEKLFRAGIDYAKRGGYVDFTTSTIPQFLEDGEVKCSMALRIMLEEGIPVGNITFSSDGQASLPFFNIHGEYAGLQVGKVSSLYHEVRDSVLEEGIPLETALKVITTNPAQVLKLSNKGSIQIGKDADIVLLQKETLSIATVVARGKVMVEKGVPLIKGTFE; translated from the coding sequence TTGCTTACTTTAATCAAAAATGGCGAGATATACTCACCCAATTACTTAGGACGGAAAGACATATTAATTACAGATGATAAAATCGCATTCATAGATGATAGAATCGAGATTCCTGACAACTTTGCTCCTATTCAAATCATCGATGCGACTAATCTTTTGATTGTTCCGGGCTTTATAGATTCACATGTTCATATTATTGGCGGAGGCGGCGAGGGCGGATTCAAAACCCGCACCCCCGAGCTGATGCTCACGGATATTACAACTTCAGGAATTACTACGCTGGTCGGCTTACTTGGTACGGACGGAACTACACGTAGAATGGAAAGCCTCCTTGCCAAGGCGCGGGCCCTTGAAGAGGAAGGTATTTCCTGTTTCATTCATACAGGCTCCTATCAAGTACCCGTTAAAACATTGACCGGAAAAATCGAAGACGACATTATTCTAATCGACAAAATTATCGGTGTCGGGGAGATTGCTATCTCCGACCATAGATCATCAGAACCCACATTCGAAGAAATTATAAAAATCGCCACAGCGGCACGCAACGGCGGGATTCTATCAGGAAAAGCCGGTATATTGGAAGTTCATGTAGGGGATGGAAATGGAGAGCTTTCATTGTTACATGAAGTCGCAGATAAAACCAACATTCCCATACGGCAGCTCCATCCGACACATATTAACCGAAATGAAAAATTATTCAGGGCGGGAATTGATTACGCGAAACGAGGCGGATACGTAGACTTCACTACAAGCACCATTCCTCAGTTTTTAGAAGATGGCGAAGTGAAGTGCAGCATGGCCTTACGCATCATGCTTGAAGAAGGGATTCCAGTAGGAAACATCACTTTCTCTTCAGACGGGCAAGCAAGCCTTCCCTTTTTCAACATTCATGGAGAATATGCAGGCCTTCAAGTAGGAAAAGTATCATCCTTATATCACGAAGTCCGTGATTCTGTTTTAGAAGAAGGCATCCCTCTTGAAACGGCTCTGAAGGTCATCACCACGAATCCCGCACAAGTGCTGAAGCTTTCAAACAAGGGCAGTATTCAAATCGGGAAGGATGCTGATATCGTATTGTTGCAAAAGGAAACATTATCAATCGCCACTGTAGTGGCGAGAGGAAAAGTTATGGTAGAAAAAGGTGTTCCGTTGATAAAAGGAACATTTGAATGA
- a CDS encoding C4-dicarboxylate ABC transporter permease: MSQIEEKVVSLGTAGKKERKINVFVLLLCILAIATLFTYILPAGEYARIEADGRTTVDASSFKWIDSAPVGMFDMIKAIHTGMVEAGNIIFFLLIIGGFFGVLRATGTVDVLIATMARKLATREKLLIPVVMLFFAVGGSLMGMAEETLAYLPLIIPLALALGFDTITGTAIVIVGALSGFTTAIMNPFTVGLAQGIAELPMFSGIGLRLILFFIVYIVSVLYIYRHAMKVKKNPSIGIYGKYTKEEAKKLLQSSAKLTARHKFILGAFLINYIVLAFGVIKFQWYMTEIAALFIVLTIVIGIIGKLSADHIVNSFTNGSAALLGGALIIGVSRAILVVLNEGHIVDPMLHQVAESIQHIPAYLSVAGMYSFQTIIHFILASGTGHAMLTMPIMVPLADLLDITRQTAVLSFSFADGIGNMIFPTATTLMAGLAIAGIPWTKWAKWILPLVLIQYLIGLIAVITAHFIGYGPF; this comes from the coding sequence ATGAGCCAAATAGAAGAGAAGGTTGTTTCGCTTGGAACAGCGGGAAAAAAAGAGAGAAAAATCAATGTTTTTGTATTGCTGCTCTGCATTCTCGCAATAGCAACTCTATTCACCTACATTTTGCCTGCCGGGGAATATGCACGGATCGAAGCTGATGGAAGGACAACTGTAGATGCCAGTTCTTTTAAATGGATAGACTCTGCACCGGTCGGAATGTTCGATATGATAAAAGCTATTCACACCGGAATGGTGGAAGCCGGAAATATTATCTTTTTCTTATTGATTATCGGAGGATTTTTTGGTGTTTTAAGAGCAACAGGAACGGTTGATGTGCTTATCGCTACAATGGCTCGTAAGTTGGCGACGCGTGAAAAGCTATTGATTCCTGTCGTGATGCTGTTTTTCGCAGTAGGTGGCTCCTTAATGGGGATGGCGGAAGAAACACTTGCATATCTTCCTCTTATCATTCCGTTGGCGTTGGCCCTGGGATTCGATACAATTACAGGAACCGCCATCGTCATAGTGGGGGCATTGTCAGGGTTTACGACTGCCATCATGAATCCATTCACAGTAGGACTTGCGCAAGGAATTGCAGAATTGCCGATGTTCTCGGGCATAGGGTTGCGCCTTATTTTATTTTTCATCGTCTATATTGTTTCTGTTCTTTATATCTATCGTCATGCAATGAAGGTAAAGAAAAATCCTTCTATAGGAATATACGGAAAATATACAAAAGAAGAAGCGAAAAAACTGCTGCAATCAAGTGCAAAGTTAACAGCCAGACACAAGTTCATCTTAGGCGCCTTTTTAATTAACTATATCGTCTTGGCGTTTGGAGTCATCAAGTTCCAATGGTACATGACAGAAATAGCTGCCTTATTCATTGTATTGACAATCGTTATTGGAATCATCGGGAAATTGTCTGCAGATCACATTGTCAACTCCTTTACCAATGGATCTGCAGCCTTGCTCGGCGGCGCTCTGATAATCGGCGTATCACGCGCCATTCTTGTCGTATTGAATGAAGGACATATTGTTGACCCCATGTTGCATCAAGTAGCTGAATCCATCCAGCATATTCCGGCCTATTTAAGCGTTGCCGGCATGTACAGCTTCCAAACCATTATCCATTTCATTTTAGCGTCAGGCACCGGTCATGCGATGCTGACCATGCCAATTATGGTGCCGCTTGCAGACTTATTGGATATTACACGCCAAACTGCAGTGCTGTCTTTCTCTTTTGCGGACGGAATTGGAAATATGATTTTTCCGACAGCTACCACCTTGATGGCGGGCTTGGCAATCGCAGGCATTCCTTGGACAAAATGGGCGAAGTGGATTCTGCCGCTGGTGCTCATTCAATATCTCATCGGATTAATAGCTGTCATCACAGCTCACTTCATCGGATATGGTCCATTCTGA